Proteins encoded together in one Falco biarmicus isolate bFalBia1 chromosome 4, bFalBia1.pri, whole genome shotgun sequence window:
- the DAGLB gene encoding diacylglycerol lipase-beta isoform X1 yields MPGLVVFGRRWAIGSDDFVLPGAFELFVRLVWWIGILVLYAVHKGQFNCPGGGLLHSYLLVLLILLASIICALSALVYVSMQGTISNPGPRKSLPKLLYTRLLLYLPEFIWAVVGAVWVSDSSVQCEKTVINVIIGTVIASWVIIVFTIIGVVIVFDPLGGKKTFYLTNGVNRNLESSQSGQLLYNVKNTATRVWEKRIRLLCCCIVQDDDHRVAFTSIAELFRAYFSDTDLVPSDIAAGLTLLHQEQDKMESCPKEPEEVLCHSPSSLVTDDLDIELENAAHYMLFAAAAYGWPYYIYTNPFTALCKLNGDCCGNRPTDPDITGSDRHNFHFGSILKITGLQYRDFIHISFHNKIYEIPFFVALDHKKEAIVVAVRGTLSFEDILTDLSADCEDLTLEDVLENGFVHKGITQAANYIYRKLINDGILNQAFTIAPEYKLVIVGHSLGGGTASILAIMLRNSFPTLRCYAFSPPGGLLSKSLADYTKCFIVSVIVGKDLVARLSMPNMEDLKRRIVRIVANCSRPKYQILLHGCWYEVFGGDPDNFPTELDGRSQDALTQPLLAEESLMVHRSPSYNTLEDESHLNSPPQYPRLYLPGKIIHIVEESSSRRLCSSDTKYTARWSNETVFSSILISPKMITDHMPDVVLKALNSLTQEHGSCISCQARECNTDVV; encoded by the exons ATGCCGGGGCTGGTGGTGTTCGGCCGGCGCTGGGCCATCGGCAGCGACGACTTCGTGCTCCCGGGGGCCTTCGAGCTCTTCGTCCGGCTGGTGTG GTGGATTGGAATTCTTGTGCTTTACGCGGTTCATAAGGGGCAGTTCAACTGTCCTGGGGGAGGATTACTCCACAGCTACTTGCTTGTCCTCCTCATTCTCCTGGCTTCTATAATATGTGCGTTATCTGCTCTTGTATACGTCAGTATGCAAG GAACAATTTCTAATCCAGGCCCAAGAAAATCACTTCCCAAGCTACTTTATACTCGCCTACTTCTCTATTTGCCTGAGTTCATCTGGGCTGTCGTAGGAGCTGTATGGGTGTCAGACAGCAGCGTGCAGTGTGAGAAGACTGTGATAAATGTCATCATTGGGACAGTTATTGCAAG ctggGTTATCATCGTCTTTACCATCATTGGAGTTGTAATTGTCTTTGATCCGCTTGGGGGGAAGAAGACTTTTTACCTCACCAATGGTGTAAATCGGAACCTGGAAAGCAGTCAGTCAGGGCAGTTGCTGTATAATGTGAAGAACACTGCCACCAGGGTCTGGGAAAAAAGAATCAGGTTACTGTGCTGTTGCATTGTGCAAGACGATGACCATCGAGTGGCTTTTACCAGTATCGCAGAGCTTTTCCGCGCCTACTTTTCA GACACTGATCTGGTGCCAAGTGATATAGCAGCTGGTTTGACTCTGCTCCACCAAGAGCAAGATAAAATGGAAAGTTGCCCAAAAGAGCCTGAAGAAGTCCTCTGTCATTCTCCATCATCTCTTGTG ACAGATGATTTGGATATTGAACTGGAGAATGCTGCTCACTATATGCtgtttgctgcagctgcttaTGGCTGGCCCTACTACATATACACCAACCCATTTACTGCACTCTGTAAGCTCAATGGTGACTG TTGCGGAAATAGACCAACAGATCCTGATATAACTGGCAGTGATCGTCATAACTTTCACTTTGGATCCATCCTAAAAATAACAGGACTGCAGTACAGAGACTTCATTCATATCAGTTTTCATAACAAG atCTATGAGATTccattttttgttgctttggaTCACAAAAAAGAAGCTATTGTGGTTGCAGTGAGAGGAACCTTGTCTTTTGAG GACATTCTCACTGATCTGTCAGCAGATTGTGAAGACTTGACACTGGAGGATGTCCTGGAGAATGGTTTTGTGCATAAG GGAATAACTCAAGCTGCAAATTACATCTATCGAAAGCTAATAAATGATGGAATTTTAAACCAGGCTTTCACAATTGCTCCA GAATACAAGCTTGTGATAGTTGGTCACAGTTTGGGAGGTGGAACAGCTTCTATATTGGCGATCATGCTCAGGAACTCTTTCCCAACATTAAGATGTTACGCCTTTTCTCCTCCAGGAGGACTGTTAAG caaatcacTTGCAGATTATACTAAGTGCTTCATTGTTTCAGTCATTGTTGGAAAGGACCTTGTTGCAAG GTTAAGTATGCCCAACATGGAGGATTTAAAGAGGAGAATAGTGAGAATTGTGGCAAACTGCAGCAGACCCAAG TACCAGATTTTGCTGCATGGATGTTGGTACGAAGTATTTGGAGGAGATCCAGATAACTTCCCAACTGAGCTGGATGGCAGAAGCCAAGATGCCCTCACCCAGCCGCTTCTAGCTGAGGAGAGTTTAATGGTTCATCGGTCACCTTCATACAACACCCTTGAGGATGAATCGCATTTAAATTCACCCCCTCAATATCCTCGTCTGTATCTTCCTGGAAAGATTATCCATATTGTAGAAGAATCCAGCTCAAGGAG gttGTGCTCTTCAGATACTAAATATACGGCAAGATGGTCAAATGAAACTGTCTTCAGCAGCATTTTAATAAGTCCCAAGATGATAACAGACCACATGCCAGATGTTGTGCTCAAAGCGCTGAACAGTTTGACTCAGGAACATGGATCGTGCATTTCTTGTCAGGCACGAGAATGTAACACCGATGTGGTATAA
- the DAGLB gene encoding diacylglycerol lipase-beta isoform X2, with protein MQGTISNPGPRKSLPKLLYTRLLLYLPEFIWAVVGAVWVSDSSVQCEKTVINVIIGTVIASWVIIVFTIIGVVIVFDPLGGKKTFYLTNGVNRNLESSQSGQLLYNVKNTATRVWEKRIRLLCCCIVQDDDHRVAFTSIAELFRAYFSDTDLVPSDIAAGLTLLHQEQDKMESCPKEPEEVLCHSPSSLVTDDLDIELENAAHYMLFAAAAYGWPYYIYTNPFTALCKLNGDCCGNRPTDPDITGSDRHNFHFGSILKITGLQYRDFIHISFHNKIYEIPFFVALDHKKEAIVVAVRGTLSFEDILTDLSADCEDLTLEDVLENGFVHKGITQAANYIYRKLINDGILNQAFTIAPEYKLVIVGHSLGGGTASILAIMLRNSFPTLRCYAFSPPGGLLSKSLADYTKCFIVSVIVGKDLVARLSMPNMEDLKRRIVRIVANCSRPKYQILLHGCWYEVFGGDPDNFPTELDGRSQDALTQPLLAEESLMVHRSPSYNTLEDESHLNSPPQYPRLYLPGKIIHIVEESSSRRLCSSDTKYTARWSNETVFSSILISPKMITDHMPDVVLKALNSLTQEHGSCISCQARECNTDVV; from the exons ATGCAAG GAACAATTTCTAATCCAGGCCCAAGAAAATCACTTCCCAAGCTACTTTATACTCGCCTACTTCTCTATTTGCCTGAGTTCATCTGGGCTGTCGTAGGAGCTGTATGGGTGTCAGACAGCAGCGTGCAGTGTGAGAAGACTGTGATAAATGTCATCATTGGGACAGTTATTGCAAG ctggGTTATCATCGTCTTTACCATCATTGGAGTTGTAATTGTCTTTGATCCGCTTGGGGGGAAGAAGACTTTTTACCTCACCAATGGTGTAAATCGGAACCTGGAAAGCAGTCAGTCAGGGCAGTTGCTGTATAATGTGAAGAACACTGCCACCAGGGTCTGGGAAAAAAGAATCAGGTTACTGTGCTGTTGCATTGTGCAAGACGATGACCATCGAGTGGCTTTTACCAGTATCGCAGAGCTTTTCCGCGCCTACTTTTCA GACACTGATCTGGTGCCAAGTGATATAGCAGCTGGTTTGACTCTGCTCCACCAAGAGCAAGATAAAATGGAAAGTTGCCCAAAAGAGCCTGAAGAAGTCCTCTGTCATTCTCCATCATCTCTTGTG ACAGATGATTTGGATATTGAACTGGAGAATGCTGCTCACTATATGCtgtttgctgcagctgcttaTGGCTGGCCCTACTACATATACACCAACCCATTTACTGCACTCTGTAAGCTCAATGGTGACTG TTGCGGAAATAGACCAACAGATCCTGATATAACTGGCAGTGATCGTCATAACTTTCACTTTGGATCCATCCTAAAAATAACAGGACTGCAGTACAGAGACTTCATTCATATCAGTTTTCATAACAAG atCTATGAGATTccattttttgttgctttggaTCACAAAAAAGAAGCTATTGTGGTTGCAGTGAGAGGAACCTTGTCTTTTGAG GACATTCTCACTGATCTGTCAGCAGATTGTGAAGACTTGACACTGGAGGATGTCCTGGAGAATGGTTTTGTGCATAAG GGAATAACTCAAGCTGCAAATTACATCTATCGAAAGCTAATAAATGATGGAATTTTAAACCAGGCTTTCACAATTGCTCCA GAATACAAGCTTGTGATAGTTGGTCACAGTTTGGGAGGTGGAACAGCTTCTATATTGGCGATCATGCTCAGGAACTCTTTCCCAACATTAAGATGTTACGCCTTTTCTCCTCCAGGAGGACTGTTAAG caaatcacTTGCAGATTATACTAAGTGCTTCATTGTTTCAGTCATTGTTGGAAAGGACCTTGTTGCAAG GTTAAGTATGCCCAACATGGAGGATTTAAAGAGGAGAATAGTGAGAATTGTGGCAAACTGCAGCAGACCCAAG TACCAGATTTTGCTGCATGGATGTTGGTACGAAGTATTTGGAGGAGATCCAGATAACTTCCCAACTGAGCTGGATGGCAGAAGCCAAGATGCCCTCACCCAGCCGCTTCTAGCTGAGGAGAGTTTAATGGTTCATCGGTCACCTTCATACAACACCCTTGAGGATGAATCGCATTTAAATTCACCCCCTCAATATCCTCGTCTGTATCTTCCTGGAAAGATTATCCATATTGTAGAAGAATCCAGCTCAAGGAG gttGTGCTCTTCAGATACTAAATATACGGCAAGATGGTCAAATGAAACTGTCTTCAGCAGCATTTTAATAAGTCCCAAGATGATAACAGACCACATGCCAGATGTTGTGCTCAAAGCGCTGAACAGTTTGACTCAGGAACATGGATCGTGCATTTCTTGTCAGGCACGAGAATGTAACACCGATGTGGTATAA